A single genomic interval of Helianthus annuus cultivar XRQ/B chromosome 13, HanXRQr2.0-SUNRISE, whole genome shotgun sequence harbors:
- the LOC110900782 gene encoding uncharacterized protein LOC110900782 produces MFSREAGLYMWRSIPLDKIGWDNVEQHYKDALMNHLRENFNFDEVERDIEAKNLTGGIRAVLMKRYSDRKYEAKKLFKSKGGYNDLESARAFHPKDMPYDNWLRTIEGFREAKYIKRSEANTLVHEKQQFPYRGGTSSYGSTAYKNDMDWVPTYAKTHTDNQGNWVDPVAEQNYRNIQQATSQWSGEGPPIAPYQEALGERRGWYRGMGPKPSSNTSSHSSSNMSSSQARMQEPFSEDFVNSLFQTPSFLNQLNNYLASQGKGKSKDYDSDNLFDNESDDEPNDEPNDNDDHE; encoded by the exons ATGTTTTCACGGGAGGCCGGCCTGTATATGTGGCGGTCCATCCCCCTCGATAAAATTGGATGGGATAACGTTGAACAACATTACAAGGATGCCCTCATGAACCACTTACGG gaaaatttcaattttgatgAAGTGGAACGTGATATAGAGGCCAAAAACTTGACGGGTGGCATTAGGGCTGTGCTTATGAAGCGGTACTCTGACCGCAAGTACGAGGCTAAAAAATTATTTAAGAGCAAGGGAGGTTACAATGATCTTGAGAGTGCAAGGGCATTCCATCCCAAGGATATGCCCTATGATAACTGGTTGAGAACCATTGAAGGTTTCCGGGAAGCTAAATATATTAAAAGAAGCGAGGCCAACACACTAGTACACGAGAAACAACAATTCCCATACCGTGGGGGGACATCTTCGTACGGTAGCACCGCctataaaaat GATATGGATTGGGTACCTACGTATGCTAAAACCCACACGGACAATCAAGGGAATTGGGTTGATCCGGTTGCTGAACAAAATTAC CGGAACATACAACAGGCCACAAGTCAATGGAGCGGTGAGGGTCCGCCAATTGCCCCGTATCAGGAAGCGTTGGGTGAGCGGCGAGGATGGTACCGCGGGATGGGGCCTAAACCTTCTTCCAACACGTCCTCGCACTCGTCATCTAACATGTCGTCTTCGCAAGCTCGGATGCAAGAACCCTTTTCCGAG GATTTTGTTAACAGCTTGTTCCAAACCCCGTCATTTTTGAACCAACTTAACAACTATCTTGCTTCACAAGGAAAAGGAAAGTCAAAAGACTACGATTCTGACAACTTATTCGATAATGAATCCGACGATGAACCCAACGATGAACCCAACGATAACGATGACCATGAGTGA
- the LOC110900781 gene encoding uncharacterized protein LOC110900781: MPIDKSWIDSPRHSPHYKQGLESFIEMCERVIKNHDEVRCPCTQCKNSGLITMAEMKYHLRINKFWKEYTSWTYHRDTTPIAQVNDVAPQDGMVNVIEDIRGERMEEDTYLNQENSNGDSSGVVDDFEDLIKEAETELYPGCTKFSSIVFLAKLLNIKDTYHFQNEGVDRLLSLLRESMPEGNKIPPSYYVAKKTFKKIGLAYEMIDVCTNDCALIWKENESLQNCPVCNESRWVDKDTKGTKVARKVLRYFPLTPRLRRLYCSRHTAKDMIWHSTGRSEDGTMRHPVDGSAWQDFNKKYPNFAMEPRNVRLGLAADGFNPFNNGSGSSTHSMWPVILTTYNLPPWLCMRESTFMLTLLIPGPKSPGKDMDVFLRPLVDELKQLWQTGVRTKDTATNTYFTMKAALLWAINDFPARSSLSGWSGQGYMACPTCNQDTPSIRVTGKCAYVGHRRFLDANHPWRTSLDFNGRPETRDPPRQFSPADIEAQLGRLINRLPGKHPDFGGRRITRSDFELNWSKRSIFFDLEYWSSLQLKHNLDVMHIEKNVCDSLLGTLLMNDKSKDTPNARSDLEKLNIRPSQWLKQSGDGFGSNISKRVTDNNANITGLKSHDCHILMQRLIPIGVRGLLTKDTSTPIVDLCMFFKQLCSRTLSVDDMKKAKDDIVTILCKLEMIYPPAFFDIMVHLLVHLPDEAIAGGPVAFRWMYPFERYMKKLKNYVKNPARPEGCIAECYVFEEALTFCSMYLKDVQTKFNRPDRNDDVVVEKRKLWVFESKCRYVGARKEKYLSFIEKSKMEWFVLENCAEVREYMNEFKHTHPHDDLKTKFPGWFLHKVHSMKTQNSPEFHPELYALSICAKMTAYTYTACIVNGVRFKTLERDAKCATQNSGVEVFGENGVKFYGQLEEIIELRYTNDYSTVLFRCKWFDTQRGVNHDNNITSISTEHEWDKDDQLIFASQAKQVFFIQETSRNQKNKHRWVVENVNHRRIWDRPLSDDRVNKVQNVGKRLEDSDVVENNSSSDCPLVIDLTQYFQIGSSHVTAGEPSIEVDPPTATVDEVFEVETDSDEVEAAYDEDDPDYVESD, translated from the exons ATGCCTATCGATAAAAGTTGGATTGATTCCCCACGTCATTCACCTCACTACAAGCAAGGACTCGAGTCATTTATCGAGATGTGTGAAAGAGTGATAAAAAACCACGATGAAGTTAGATGTCCGTGTACCCAATGTAAAAATTCCGGCTTAATAACTATGGCAGAAATGAAATACCATTTGCGTATTAACAAATTTTGGAAGGAATACACTTCGTGGACCTATCACAGGGACACGACTCCAATTGCACAAGTAAACGATGTTGCGCCACAAGACGGTATGGTAAACGTTATTGAAGACATTAGGGGGGAGCGTATGGAAGAAGATACATACCTTAACCAAGAGAACTCGAATGGAGATAGTAGCggtgttgttgatgattttgaAGACCTGATAAAGGAAGCTGAAACAGAATTATATCCTGGTTGTACTAAGTTTTCTTCTATCGTCTTTTTAGCAAAGCTTTTGAATATAAAGGATACGTACCATTTTCAAAATGAAGGAGTAGATCGACTCCTCTCGTTGTTGCGAGAGTCAATGCCAGAAGGCAACAAGATTCCCCCTTCGTATTATGTAGCTAAGAAGACATTTAAGAAGATTGGTTTGGCATATGAGATGATAGATGTGTGCACAAATGATTGTGCTCTCATTTGGAAAGAAAACGAGTCCTTGCAAAATTGTCCCGTTTGTAATGAGAGTCGATGGGTCGATAAAGACACAAAAGGCACGAAGGTGGCTCGTAAGGTGTTACGATACTTTCCTTTGACGCCTAGACTACGACGTTTGTATTGTTCAAGGCACACAGCGAAAGATATGATATGGCATAGTACCGGACGATCGGAAGATGGGACTATGCGTCATCCAGTTGATGGATCTGCATGGCAAGACTTTAATAAAAAGTACCCAAACTTCGCGATGGAGCCACGAAATGTTCGCTTAGGGCTTGCAGCTGACGGTTTTAATCCCTTTAACAACGGTAGTGGATCCTCGACTCATAGCATGTGGCCGGTTATACTCACCACATATAATCTGCCTCCCTGGCTATGCATGCGAGAGTCCACATTCATGTTGACCTTGTTGATTCCTGGCCCTAAATCACCGGGGAAAGACATGGACGTTTTCCTTAGACCGTTAGTGGATGAGCTTAAGCAATTGTGGCAGACAGGTGTACGTACTAAAGACACAGCAACAAACACATACTTCACAATGAAGGCGGCGTTGTTATGGGCCATAAATGACTTTCCAGCCCGTAGTAGCCTATCAGGTTGGAGCGGACAAGGCTACATGGCATGCCCAACTTGTAACCAAGACACTCCTTCAATACGTGTAACTGGTAAATGTGCTTATGTTGGCCATCGCCGGTTCTTAGATGCCAACCATCCTTGGAGAACAAGTCTCGACTTTAACGGGAGACCCGAGACACGAGACCCTCCGAGACAGTTTAGCCCAGCTGACATAGAAGCTCAACTAGGTCGTTTAATTAATCGTCTACCAGGCAAGCATCCAGATTTTGGAGGTAGGAGGATAACCCGGTCAGATTTCGAGTTGAACTGGTCCAAAAGAAGCATATTTTTTGACCTTGAGTATTGGTCTTCTCTGCAGCTGAAACATAACTTAGATGTAATGCATATAGAGAAAAATGTGTGCGACAGCTTGCTCGGTACTCTTCTGATGAACGATAAGAGCAAAGACACGCCAAATGCGCGGTCTGACTTGGAAAAACTAAACATTCGGCCGTCACAATGGCTGAAACAATCGGGTG ATGGGTTTGGATCTAATATCAGTAAGAGGGTGACAGATAACAATGCTAACATTACCGGGTTGAAATCTCATgactgtcatatcctcatgcaaCGTTTGATACCGATTGGGGTTAGAGGGCTTTTGACTAAAGATACATCTACACCAATAGTAGACCTTTGTATGTTCTTTAAGCAACTTTGCTCTAGAACACTATCGGTGGATGATATGAAGAAAGCAAAGGATGACATTGTTACCATCTTATGCAAGTTAGAGATGATCTATCCACCTGCGTTTTTTGACATTATGGTTCATTTACTTGTGCATTTACCTGATGAAGCGATTGCGGGAGGTCCAGTAGCTTTTAGATGGATGTATCCATTTGAAAGGTACAtgaaaaaactaaaaaactaTGTTAAAAACCCGGCAAGGCCTGAAGGTTGTATAGCTGAATGTTATGTGTTTGAAGAAGCTCTAACATTTTGTTCAATGTACCTTAAAGATGTTCAGACTAAGTTCAATCGCCCAGATAGAAACGATGATGTCGTTGTTGAAAAAAGAAAGTTATGGGTGTTTGAGTCAAAATGTCGTTATGTTGGCGCAAGAAAGGAGAAATATCTATCATTCATCGAAAAAAGCAAGATGGAATGGTTTGTCCTCGAAAACTGCGCAGAAGTTAGGGAGTACATGAA TGAATTCAAACATACACATCCCCATGATGATCTTAAAACCAAATTTCCGGGATGGTTTCTCCATAag GTCCATTCGATGAAAACACAAAATTCTCCAGAATTCCACCCGGAGTTGTATGCTCTTTCAATTTGTGCGAAAATGACTGCTTACACTTACACTGCTTGCATAGTCAATGGTGTTAGGTTTAAGACACTTGAACGTGATGCAAAATGCGCAACGCAAAACTCTGGGGTGGAAGTGTTTGGAGAGAACGGTGTGAAATTTTATGGCCAATTAGAAGAAATTATTGAGTTGCGTTATACAAATGATTATTCCACTGTCCTATTTCGGTGCAAGTGGTTTGATACTCAAAGGGGTGTAAACCATGACAATAATATCACCAGTATAAGCACTGAACATGAATGGGACAAAGACGATCAACTCATATTTGCTTCGCAAGCCAAACAAGTGTTCTTCATCCAAGAAACGTCtcgaaaccaaaaaaataaacatagGTGGGTAGTCGAAAATGTTAATCATCGAAGAATTTGGGATCGGCCATTAAGTGATGACCGCGTCAATAAGGTTCAAAATGTTGGCAAACGCTTAGAAGATAGTGACGTTGTTGAAAACAACTCTTCATCTGACTGTCCACTTGTCATTGACTTGACCCAATACTTTCAAATTGGATCTTCTCATGTTACTGCGGGTGAGCCTTCAATTGAAGTTGATCCCCCAACGGCCACCGTCGATGAAGTGTTTGAAGTCGAGACTGATTCTGATGAGGTCGAGGCTGCTTATGATGAGGATGATCCCGATTATGTGGAGTCTGACTAA